A genome region from Urocitellus parryii isolate mUroPar1 chromosome X, mUroPar1.hap1, whole genome shotgun sequence includes the following:
- the LOC113196972 gene encoding N-myc 2 proto-oncogene protein — MRSCTVSTMPRMICRNADLEFDWLQPCFYPDEDDFYFSGPNSTPPGEDIWKKFELLPTPPLSPSCAFLELSTEPSDWASEMMLSEADLWDNPDEEDVFGPEGLGSLTPNPVILRDCMWSGFSAREKLERAMSEKMQHGHEPAATGPATQVPGAGAASPEGRGHSGTAGAALPAELAHPAAKCVDPAAVFLLPVSKRNPAPVRVAPAPAPANAPAVGAAVARAAAPASAAVAAPPGLSNRPPNGGDHKVLSTSGEDALSDEVDEEEDEEEEIDVVTVEKSCKTGGTTFTLTVSPKNTALGLRREQSRELILQRSVPIYQQHNYAAPSPYVESEDAPPQKKIKREVSPRPLKSVIHPKGKSFSPRKSDSEDSVRRRNHNILERQRRNDLRSSFTTLRDHVPELVKNEKAAKVVILKKACEYVHYLQAKEHQLLMEKEKLQARQQQLLKIIELAWTF, encoded by the coding sequence ATGCGGAGCTGCACCGTGTCCACCATGCCGAGGATGATTTGCAGGAACGCAGATCTCGAGTTTGACTGGCTGCAGCCCTGCTTCTACCCTGACGAAGATGACTTCTACTTCAGCGGCCCCAACTCGACCCCTCCTGGGGAGGACATCTGGAAGAAGTTTGAACTGCTGCCTACGCCCCCGCTGTCGCCCAGCTGTGCGTTCCTGGAGCTCAGTACGGAGCCCTCTGACTGGGCCAGCGAAATGATGCTGTCCGAGGCCGACCTGTGGGACAACCCCGACGAGGAGGACGTGTTCGGCCCGGAGGGACTGGGCAGCCTCACCCCCAACCCTGTCATCCTCCGGGACTGCATGTGGAGCGGCTTCTCCGCTCGCGAGAAGCTGGAGCGTGCGATGAGCGAGAAGATGCAGCACGGCCACGAGCCCGCGGCCACGGGTCCGGCCACCCAGGTCCCGGGAGCGGGAGCTGCCAGCCCTGAGGGCCGCGGGCACAGCGGGACGGCAGGAGCCGCCTTACCGGCGGAGCTCGCCCACCCGGCCGCCAAGTGCGTAGATCCCGCGGCAGTCTTTCTCTTGCCGGTGAGCAAGCGGAATCCGGCGCCTGTGCGGGTCGCCCCGGCTCCTGCCCCTGCCAATGCCCCTGCGGTGGGCGCTGCGGTTGCTAGAGCAGCCGCCCCCGCTAGTGCCGCGGTGGCCGCCCCTCCGGGTTTAAGCAACCGCCCTCCCAACGGCGGTGACCACAAGGTCCTCAGCACCTCCGGAGAGGACGCCCTGAGCGACGAGGTTGacgaggaggaagatgaagaagaggagaTCGATGTGGTCACCGTGGAGAAAAGCTGTAAGACAGGCGGCACCACGTTCACCCTCACGGTGAGTCCCAAGAACACAGCCCTGGGCCTGAGGAGAGAGCAGTCCCGTGAGCTGATCCTCCAACGCAGTGTCCCCATCTACCAGCAGCACAACTATGCTGCGCCCTCGCCCTATGTGGAGAGCGAGGATGCTCCACCCCAGAAGAAGATCAAGAGGGAGGTGTCCCCACGTCCCCTCAAGAGCGTCATCCACCCAAAGGGTAAGAGCTTCAGCCCTCGGAAATCCGACTCAGAGGACAGCGTGCGTCGCCGTAATCACAACATCCTGGAGCGCCAGCGCCGCAATGACCTGCGATCCAGCTTCACCACGCTCCGGGACCACGTGCCGGAGCTGGTGAAGAATGAGAAGGCCGCCAAGGTGGTCATTTTGAAAAAAGCCTGTGAGTATGTCCACTACCTCCAGGCCAAGGAGCACCAGCTTCTGATGGAAAAGGAGAAATTGCAGGCAAGACAGCAGCAGTTGCTAAAGATAATTGAACTTGCTTGGACTTTCTAA